In one Perca fluviatilis chromosome 7, GENO_Pfluv_1.0, whole genome shotgun sequence genomic region, the following are encoded:
- the utp11 gene encoding probable U3 small nucleolar RNA-associated protein 11 — protein MSSFRKALKSRQRNHHERSQPGFRKHLGLLEKKKDYKLRADDYHKKQNTLAALRKKALDKNPDEFYYNMINSQLQDGVHVAKKANEELEVTEEQKKIMRTQDIKYVEMKRVAEAKKIERLKGELHLLEADSKQKNKHTFFVDSKTEVQSFELANHLNTAPELVGRVFNRPTLKTLETKSIQGAVEPRTMKKLAKQRNHQYKILSQRIDREKKMFVITQKIQTRKDLQDRNKKVKVQKETPNAAAIYKFETKRKR, from the exons ATGTCTTCGTTCAGGAAAGCGTTGAAATCTCGACAGAGAAACCACCATGAAAGATCTCAG CCTGGTTTCAGGAAACATTTGGGATTGCTGGAGAAGAAGAAAGACTACAAACTTCGTGCAGA TGATTACCACAAGAAACAAAACACTCTTGCTGCTCTGCGAAAGAAAGCTCTGGATAAAAACCCAGATGAGTTTTACTACAACATGATCAACTCTCAGCTGCAG GATGGAGTTCACGTGGCGAAAAAAGCCAATGAGGAGTTGGAGGtgacagaggagcagaagaaaaTCATGAGGACGCAGGATATCAAATATGTAGAGATGAAAAGGGTTGCAGAGGCTAAG AAAATTGAGAGGCTGAAAGGAGAGCTCCATCTTCTGGAGGCAGacagcaaacaaaaaaacaagcataCATTCTTTGTGGATTCCAAAACAGAAG TGCAGTCATTTGAGCTGGCAAACCACCTCAACACAGCTCCTGAGCTGGTGGGCAGAGTGTTCAACAGGCCAACTCTGAAAACCCTGGAGACTAAGAGCATCCAGGGAGCTGTAGAGCCTCGCACGATGAAG AAGTTGGCCAAGCAGAGGAATCACCAGTATAAGATCCTTTCTCAGAGGATTGAccgagaaaagaaaatgtttgtaATAACCCAGAAAATTCAGACCCGCAAGGACCTACAG GATAGGAACAAAAAAGTGAAGGTACAAAAGGAGACACCCAATGCTGCAGCTATCTACAAATTTGAGACCAAGAGGAAGCGCTGA
- the pou3f1 gene encoding POU domain, class 3, transcription factor 1, with amino-acid sequence MATTAQYIPRNNSLPSNPLMHPDSDRMHQGTTYREVQKMMHHEYLQGLAATNTGHPMSLTHHQWLPTSNTDWSSGTHIGQQEHKASVQATREDLSSGFHHRSHLVHQQTQSSHHGSWAPTTTHHLSSLSPASNGHQPLVYSQPGYTNLNAMLSPQPGSLHHGMRDPLHDDSGSHDNQMESPQQAFSHHQDHSDEDAPSSDDLEQFAKQFKQRRIKLGFTQADVGLALGTLYGNVFSQTTICRFEALQLSFKNMCKLKPLLNKWLEETDSNTGSPTNLDKIAAQGRKRKKRTSIEVGVKGALENHFLKCPKPSAHEISSLANTLQLEKEVVRVWFCNRRQKEKRMTPIGVPHPNMEDVYSQAETPPLHRTLQSPVQ; translated from the coding sequence ATGGCGACAACAGCTCAGTATATTCCGAGGAATAACTCCTTACCGTCTAACCCGCTCATGCATCCGGATTCGGATAGGATGCATCAGGGGACGACTTACAGAGAGGTGCAGAAAATGATGCACCACGAGTACTTGCAAGGGCTCGCGGCTACCAACACGGGACACCCGATGAGCCTGACGCACCACCAGTGGCTGCCCACCTCCAACACCGACTGGTCCAGCGGCACCCACATCGGACAGCAGGAGCACAAAGCCAGCGTGCAGGCGACTCGGGAGGACCTGAGCAGCGGCTTCCATCACAGATCTCACCTGGTGCACCAGCAGACGCAGAGTAGCCACCATGGCTCTTGGGCGCCTACCACGACGCACCACTTATCCTCGCTGTCCCCAGCATCCAACGGCCACCAGCCACTGGTCTACTCGCAGCCTGGATACACAAACCTCAACGCAATGCTGAGTCCCCAGCCCGGCTCCCTGCACCATGGCATGCGGGACCCGCTCCACGACGATTCGGGCAGCCACGACAACCAGATGGAGTCGCCCCAGCAGGCGTTCAGCCACCACCAGGATCACTCGGACGAGGACGCGCCCAGCTCCGACGACCTGGAGCAGTTCGCCAAGCAGTTCAAGCAGCGGCGGATCAAACTGGGCTTTACGCAGGCGGACGTGGGCTTGGCCTTAGGCACTCTGTATGGAAACGTCTTTTCTCAGACCACAATCTGCAGGTTTGAGGCGCTGCAGCTCAGCTTCAAGAACATGTGCAAACTTAAGCCGCTCCTAAACAAGTGGCTGGAGGAGACAGACTCAAACACGGGCAGTCCCACCAATTTGGACAAGATTGCTGCGCAGGGCAGGAAACGAAAGAAGAGGACCTCCATTGAAGTGGGGGTGAAAGGGGCGCTGGAAAATCATTTCTTAAAATGCCCAAAGCCGTCTGCTCATGAAATCAGCAGTTTAGCCAACACTCTGCAGTTGGAAAAAGAGGTTGTCCGTGTTTGGTTTTGCAacagaagacaaaaagaaaagagaatgaCACCAATTGGGGTCCCTCACCCGAATATGGAGGACGTATATTCCCAAGCAGAGACCCCTCCTCTACACCGCACACTACAGAGTCCTGTACAGTGA